The Danio rerio strain Tuebingen ecotype United States chromosome 10, GRCz12tu, whole genome shotgun sequence genome contains a region encoding:
- the LOC101883222 gene encoding uncharacterized protein, translated as MANNTSAAFFNRVNTITTEFVNENHRSDTMASPSPSTLMRSPTENTEKRRKGNKASAFFKRAWKAVKRPFLCCDRNRVVPFEPRSDVDDFQHLPVPGPSRTVAAHADLEPVWQPGQVCEDPQPLSVPGPFSIEQTADVPNADPARPESSTALTGHVDTELVCLPGQVWEDPQPISVHDLSNIKNMTDADSACPESPPSVQDPSDIDGTDEKPKKGRKGKRVSAFFKRVWKAATRPFLCCDTDVVQHLTPQPEPEPEPEPEPEPEPEPEPEPEPEPEPEPEPEPEPESESEPESESESESESVLEEPNEASGLTLGSRVGLFEVKDLIGEGSYGKVYLGSHVFNERTKVALKYIKKRKQDRYLDVDGHSKPVLAEVAIMLKLMKDPPCPSIITLHHWIKNKNDFVLFLEYAESSQILAYYLRSSLDIDENHARRLMCQLIQAVKFCAERGVFHGDMHSGNILVTQPRSELKLIDFGCARLITSEPFNSSDYRGALLYTPPEVLRDPTFFPNPAYVWTLGLILYEILHTRLAFYDTHSIIVGDLQTDLTLSLDCLDLISQCLVRNPEKRLQLHQLEEHRWFNPTSPNPVQQ; from the exons ATGGCAAATAACACGTCAGCTGCGTTTTTTAACCGAGTTAATACGATCACGACTGAGTTTGTCAACGAAAATCATCGAAGTGACACGATGGCTTCTCCTTCACCTTCTACCTTGATGAGAAGCCCAACAG AAAACACAGAGAAAAGGAGGAAAGGGAATAAAGCctctgctttctttaagagagCATGGAAGGCTGTGAAGCGCCCTTTCCTTTGCTGTGACCGGAACAGAGTGGTTCCCTTTGAACCACGGTCAGATGTCGATGATTTCCAGCATCTGCCTGTTCCAGGTCCCTCCAGGACCGTCGCAGCACATGCAGACCTTGAGCCGGTGTGGCAGCCAGGCCAGGTCTGTGAAGACCCtcagccgttgagtgttccgggcccctTCAGCATCGAGCAAACAGCAGATGTGCCGAATGCAGATCCGGCCCGTCCAGAGTCCTCGACGGCCCTCACAGGTCATGTTGATACTGAGCTGGTGTGTCTGCCAGGCCAGGTCTGGGAAGATCCCCAGCCAATCAGTGTCCATGACCTCTCCAATATTAAGAACATGACGGATGCAGATTCGGCCTGTCCTGAGTCGCCTCCGTCTGTTCAAGACCCCTCTGATATTGATGGGACTGATG aaaaacccaagaaaggaaggaaaggcaAAAGAGTCTCTGCTTTCTTCAAGAGAGTATGGAAGGCTGCAACGCGCCCTTTCCTGTGCTGTGACACGGATGTAGTCCAGCATCTTACACCACAACCTGAGCCCGAGCCCGAGCCTGAACCTGAGCCTGAGCCTGAACCTGAACCTGAACCTGAACCTGAACCTGAACCTGAACCAGAGCCCGAGCCCGAGCCCGAGCCCGAGTCCGAGTCCGAGCCCGAGTCTGAGTCTGAGTCAGAGTCAGAGTCAGTTCTTGAGGAGCCTAATGAGGCTTCTGGGCTCACTCTTG gatcTAGGGTGGGTCTTTTTGAAGTGAAAGacctgattggagaaggaagttATGGCAAGGTGTATCTGGGATCTCACGTATTTAATGAGAGAACAAAG GTTGCCCTGAAGTACATCAAGAAGCGTAAACAGGACCGTTATCTCGACGTT gatGGTCATTCCAAACCTGTGCTTGCAGAAGTGGCAATCATGCTTAAGTTGATGAAGGACCCACCTTGTCCCAGCATCATCACATTACACCACTGGATTAAGAATAAGAACGACTTCGTTCTCTTTCTGGAGTACGCCGAGTCATCCCAGATTTTGGCTTATTATCTCAGAAGTTCATTGGACATTGATGAAAACCACGCACGCCGGTTAATGTGTCAGTTGATCCAAGCTGTCAAGTTCTGCGCTGAGCGTGGAGTTTTCCATGGAGATATGCACTCGGGGAACATCCTGGTGACTCAACCCCGATCAGAGCTCAAACTGATTGACTTTGGTTGTGCTCGGCTAATTACCAGCGAGCCTTTCAACAGCAGTGATTATCGAG GAGCCTTACTTTACACACCGCCTGAGGTTCTGAGGGATCCCACATTCTTTCCTAACCCGGCATACGTCTGGACATTAGGCCTCATCCTGTATGAAATATTGCATACACGATTGGCCTTTTACGACACGCATTCGATAATCGTTGGAGACCTCCAGACAGACCTCACCTTATCTTTAG ATTGCCTGGACCTGATTTCCCAGTGTTTGGTCCGCAATCCAGAGAAGCGACTGCAGTTACATCAGTTAGAAGAGCACCGGTGGTTCAATCCAACGAGCCCAAATCCTGTGCAGCAGTGA
- the LOC100003556 gene encoding uncharacterized protein produces MANNTSAAFFNRVNTITTEFVNENHRSDTMASPSPSTVMRSPTENTEKRRKGNKASAFFKRAWKAVKRPFLCCDRNRVVPFEPRSDVDDFQHLPVPGPSRTVAAHADLEPVWQPGQVCEDLQPLNVPGPFSIEQTADVPNADPARPESSTALTGHVDTELVCLPGQVWEDPQPISVHDLSNIKNMTDADSACPESPPSVQDPSDIDGTDEKPKKGRKGKRVSAFFKRVWKAATRPFLCCDTDVVQHLTPQPEPEPEPEPEPEPEPEPEPQPEPEPEPEPEPEPEPEPEPEPESKSESEPESESESESESVLEEPKEASGLTLGSRVGLFEVKDLIGEGSYGKVYLGSHVFNERTKVALKYIKKRKQDRYLDVDGHSKPVLAEVAIMLKLMKDPPCPSIITLHHWIKNKNDFVLFLEYAESSQILAYYLRSSLDIDENHARRLMCQLIQAVKFCAERGVFHGDIHSGNILVTQPRSELKLIDFGCARLITSEPFNSSDYRGALLYTPPEVLRDPTFFPNPAYVWTLGLILYEILHTRLAFYDTHSIIVGDLQTDLTLSLDCLDLISQCLVRNPEKRLQLHQLEEHRWFNPTSPNPVQQ; encoded by the exons ATGGCAAATAACACGTCAGCTGCGTTTTTTAACCGAGTTAATACGATCACGACTGAGTTTGTCAACGAAAATCATCGAAGTGACACGATGGCTTCTCCTTCACCTTCTACCGTGATGAGAAGTCCAACAG AAAACACAGAGAAAAGGAGGAAAGGGAATAAAGCctctgctttctttaagagagCATGGAAGGCTGTGAAGCGCCCTTTCCTTTGCTGTGACCGGAACAGAGTGGTTCCCTTTGAACCACGGTCAGATGTCGACGATTTCCAGCATCTGCCTGTTCCAGGTCCCTCCAGGACCGTCGCAGCACATGCAGACCTTGAGCCGGTGTGGCAGCCAGGCCAGGTCTGTGAAGATCTTCAGCCGTTGAATGTTCCGGGCCCCTTCAGCATCGAGCAAACAGCAGATGTGCCGAATGCAGATCCGGCCCGTCCAGAGTCCTCGACGGCCCTCACAGGTCATGTTGATACTGAGCTGGTGTGTCTGCCAGGCCAGGTCTGGGAAGATCCCCAGCCAATCAGTGTCCATGACCTCTCCAATATTAAGAACATGACGGATGCAGATTCGGCCTGTCCTGAGTCGCCTCCGTCTGTTCAAGACCCCTCTGATATTGATGGGACTGATG aaaaacccaagaaaggaaggaaagggaAAAGAGTCTCTGCTTTCTTCAAGAGAGTATGGAAGGCTGCAACGCGCCCTTTCCTGTGCTGTGACACGGATGTAGTCCAGCATCTTACACCACAACCTGAGCCAGAGCCAGAGCCAGAGCCAGAGCCAGAGCCAGAGCCTGAGCCTGAACCTCAACCTGAGCCTGAGCCTGAGCCTGAGCCTGAGCCAGAGCCCGAGCCAGAGCCAGAGCCCGAGCCCGAGTCCAAGTCCGAGTCTGAGCCCGAGTCTGAATCTGAGTCAGAGTCAGAGTCAGTTCTTGAGGAGCCTAAGGAGGCTTCTGGGCTCACTCTTG gatcTAGGGTGGGTCTTTTTGAAGTGAAAGacctgattggagaaggaagttATGGCAAGGTGTATCTGGGATCTCACGTATTTAATGAGAGAACAAAG GTTGCCCTGAAGTACATCAAGAAGCGTAAACAGGACCGTTATCTCGACGTT gatGGTCATTCCAAACCTGTGCTTGCAGAAGTGGCAATCATGCTTAAGTTGATGAAGGACCCACCTTGTCCCAGCATCATCACATTACACCACTGGATTAAGAATAAGAACGACTTCGTTCTCTTTCTGGAGTACGCCGAGTCATCCCAGATTTTGGCTTATTATCTCAGAAGTTCATTGGACATTGATGAAAACCACGCACGCCGGTTAATGTGTCAGTTGATCCAAGCTGTCAAGTTCTGCGCTGAGCGTGGAGTTTTCCATGGAGATATCCACTCGGGGAACATCCTGGTGACTCAACCCCGATCAGAGCTCAAACTGATTGACTTTGGTTGTGCTCGGCTAATTACCAGCGAGCCTTTCAACAGCAGTGATTATCGAG GAGCCTTACTTTACACACCGCCTGAGGTTCTGAGGGATCCCACATTCTTTCCTAACCCGGCATACGTCTGGACATTAGGCCTCATCCTGTATGAAATATTGCATACCCGATTGGCCTTTTACGACACGCATTCGATAATCGTTGGAGACCTCCAGACAGACCTCACCTTATCTTTAG ATTGCCTGGACCTGATTTCCCAGTGTTTGGTCCGCAATCCAGAGAAGCGACTGCAGTTACATCAGTTAGAAGAGCACCGGTGGTTCAATCCAACGAGCCCAAATCCTGTGCAGCAGTGA